From a single Polynucleobacter asymbioticus QLW-P1DMWA-1 genomic region:
- a CDS encoding metal-dependent hydrolase family protein has protein sequence MKTIVQGFLVSSALFSGAYSFAQPASQATATLYENVRVFDGTSEKLTPPTNVLVVNNLIKTISAKPIQVPTGTTATVISGGGRTLMPGLSDAHTHIWLTATMDEILKGDVKQLNAIAYQTAKEMLLNGWTTVRDMAGPVFQLKSDIDAGKVLGPRIYPSGTMISQTSGHGDFSFPEELPRSFGGGLSIGEKLRISSVVDGRAQVLTAVRFNLRNGASQIKLATSGGVSSADDTPTVQEFTSDEIKAAVEAASDFGTYVSVHAYNTASIRRSVDAGVKVIEHGQLLDEPTVKYLKNKDVWLSTQNFEEFHPPYTPFQIYKEHQVVMGENNVFKWALQNNVKLAWGTDFFFQPDGVVQNIQLAKMTKWMTPAQALKMVTHDNAQLFALSGPRNPYTAGKLGVVKEGAYADLLLVDGDPTQNLDIVADPAKNFRVIMKDGKIYKNTL, from the coding sequence ATGAAAACTATTGTTCAGGGTTTCCTGGTTTCAAGTGCGCTATTTAGTGGGGCATATTCCTTTGCGCAGCCCGCTTCACAAGCGACTGCTACGTTGTATGAAAATGTTCGTGTTTTTGACGGCACTTCAGAAAAGCTAACGCCCCCTACTAATGTTTTGGTTGTAAATAATCTCATCAAAACTATTTCAGCTAAGCCAATTCAAGTACCAACTGGCACAACAGCTACAGTCATTTCTGGTGGCGGCCGTACATTGATGCCGGGTTTAAGTGATGCTCATACCCATATTTGGCTGACTGCTACGATGGATGAAATTCTTAAAGGCGACGTAAAACAACTGAATGCCATTGCTTATCAAACTGCCAAAGAAATGTTGTTAAATGGTTGGACTACTGTACGGGATATGGCAGGTCCAGTATTTCAATTGAAGAGCGACATCGATGCAGGGAAAGTTTTGGGTCCACGGATTTATCCAAGCGGCACCATGATTAGCCAAACATCGGGGCACGGTGATTTTAGTTTTCCTGAAGAGCTCCCGCGTAGCTTTGGTGGCGGTTTATCGATTGGCGAGAAGCTGCGAATTTCATCTGTTGTAGATGGACGCGCTCAAGTACTGACCGCCGTTAGATTTAATTTACGCAATGGTGCGTCCCAAATTAAATTAGCCACTAGCGGCGGCGTCTCTTCAGCTGATGACACGCCAACTGTACAAGAATTTACTTCGGACGAAATTAAGGCAGCAGTAGAGGCAGCGTCTGATTTTGGAACTTATGTCTCCGTTCATGCATACAACACAGCTTCAATTCGCCGTTCGGTTGATGCTGGCGTTAAGGTGATTGAGCATGGTCAGTTACTTGATGAGCCAACCGTGAAGTATCTTAAGAACAAAGACGTATGGTTGAGTACCCAAAACTTTGAAGAGTTTCATCCTCCATACACTCCATTTCAGATCTACAAAGAACACCAGGTTGTAATGGGTGAAAACAACGTATTCAAATGGGCGTTGCAAAACAATGTTAAGTTAGCTTGGGGTACAGATTTCTTCTTTCAGCCTGATGGAGTAGTTCAGAACATCCAGTTAGCCAAAATGACTAAATGGATGACTCCAGCCCAAGCCCTCAAAATGGTAACTCATGACAATGCGCAATTGTTTGCCTTATCTGGGCCTCGCAATCCCTATACAGCAGGTAAATTGGGCGTAGTCAAAGAGGGGGCTTATGCTGATTTACTCTTGGTTGATGGCGATCCAACTCAAAACCTGGATATCGTTGCAGATCCTGCTAAAAACTTCCGCGTCATTATGAAAGACGGAAAGATTTACAAAAATACTTTGTAA
- a CDS encoding linear amide C-N hydrolase, giving the protein MCTRAVYLGDNNLVITGRSMDWGEDMQSDMWVFPAGMARNGSCGAGSLEWTSKYGSVAVSGYNIGSADGVNEKGLNGNLLYLAESNYGDLNGKPALSMTLWMQYALDNYATVAEAVTGLQAEPFRIKAPILPNGRAASLHLSLSDPSGDSAIFEYIDGNLTIHHGREYQVMTNSPVFDQQLALDAYWKEIGGNVFLPGTISAADRFARTSYFIGIIPKSVDKNYISAVPEQKMQYQGVASVMGVMRSIGVPLGITSPDKPNISSSIWRTVTDHQNMIYYFDSATTPNTFWVDLKDIDFSKGAPVKKLAIAGGKYYAGNTAGQFVPAEPFAFGTA; this is encoded by the coding sequence ATGTGTACCAGAGCCGTGTATCTTGGAGACAATAATTTAGTCATTACTGGACGCTCAATGGATTGGGGCGAAGATATGCAGAGCGATATGTGGGTATTTCCAGCTGGTATGGCTCGCAATGGTTCTTGCGGAGCAGGCTCTCTAGAGTGGACTTCTAAATACGGCAGCGTAGCAGTTTCTGGATACAACATCGGCTCTGCAGATGGCGTAAATGAAAAAGGTTTAAACGGAAATCTACTCTATTTGGCCGAATCCAATTATGGAGACCTCAATGGCAAGCCAGCTCTTTCGATGACCCTATGGATGCAGTATGCATTGGATAACTATGCAACGGTAGCGGAAGCTGTTACAGGTCTGCAAGCAGAACCTTTCAGAATAAAAGCGCCTATCTTGCCAAATGGCCGTGCTGCTAGCTTGCATTTATCCCTCTCTGATCCAAGTGGTGACTCGGCTATATTTGAGTACATCGATGGAAATTTGACCATCCATCATGGCAGGGAATACCAAGTCATGACTAATTCACCAGTGTTTGATCAGCAGTTAGCGCTTGATGCCTATTGGAAAGAAATTGGCGGCAATGTTTTCTTGCCTGGAACAATCAGCGCAGCAGATCGCTTTGCTAGAACCTCATACTTTATTGGCATCATTCCGAAGTCAGTTGATAAAAATTACATTTCTGCCGTGCCTGAACAAAAAATGCAATATCAGGGCGTAGCTTCAGTCATGGGAGTGATGCGGTCCATAGGCGTGCCACTAGGTATTACTAGCCCAGATAAACCGAATATTTCATCTAGTATTTGGCGTACTGTAACTGATCATCAAAATATGATCTATTACTTTGATTCAGCCACAACACCAAACACCTTTTGGGTTGATTTGAAAGATATTGATTTTTCAAAAGGGGCGCCAGTGAAGAAGTTGGCAATCGCTGGAGGTAAGTATTATGCTGGCAATACTGCTGGCCAGTTTGTTCCAGCAGAGCCATTTGCTTTCGGGACAGCTTAA
- a CDS encoding putative quorum-sensing-regulated virulence factor has product MSQAIIFDVEATDKNNAVIIEAASLDVTSLKPFEVGNPWVQRYNPGKPISLGALATHHILDEELVNCPASSSFRLPAGTKYLIGHNIDFDWVAIGSPEVKRICTLALARSLWPDLDSHTQSALLYYFERDTARDQLRNAHSALADVWVCSKIVAQIINQLHPISLDALWEMSEKARIPTVMPYGKHKGELISQVPTDYKQWLLRQDNVSGYLRKALGG; this is encoded by the coding sequence ATGTCCCAAGCCATTATTTTCGATGTAGAAGCCACTGATAAAAACAATGCCGTCATCATCGAAGCTGCGTCATTAGATGTGACCTCACTCAAACCATTTGAAGTGGGTAACCCTTGGGTACAACGCTATAACCCTGGCAAGCCAATCAGCTTAGGTGCTTTAGCTACCCACCACATCCTAGATGAAGAGTTAGTGAATTGCCCTGCTAGTAGTTCATTTCGATTGCCGGCTGGAACAAAATATCTGATTGGTCACAATATTGATTTTGATTGGGTTGCCATTGGCAGCCCTGAAGTAAAGCGTATCTGTACCTTAGCATTGGCACGCAGCCTTTGGCCCGATTTAGATAGCCATACTCAAAGTGCGCTGTTGTATTACTTTGAAAGAGATACTGCTCGAGACCAACTGCGGAACGCCCATAGCGCTTTAGCAGATGTGTGGGTCTGCTCTAAGATTGTTGCTCAAATTATCAATCAATTGCATCCAATCTCCTTAGATGCTTTATGGGAAATGTCTGAAAAGGCCAGAATTCCAACAGTCATGCCTTATGGAAAACATAAAGGTGAGTTGATCAGCCAAGTGCCAACAGACTACAAGCAGTGGCTACTACGCCAAGACAATGTGTCTGGATATCTTCGCAAAGCTTTAGGTGGTTGA
- the dnaX gene encoding DNA polymerase III subunit gamma/tau, with translation MTALALARSWRPKTFSELVGQDHVVKALTHALDQGRLHHAWLFTGTRGVGKTTIARIMAKALNCTGADGSGKMTSEPCGKCPACMEIDAGRFVDYIEMDAASNRGVDDIAALLEKAAYAPSNGRYKVYMIDEVHMLTNHAFNAMLKTLEEPPEHVKFILATTDPQKIPVTILSRCLQFNLKQMPVPLIVEHLEKVLAAEKVEYEVNALRVLAKAAQGSMRDALSLTDQAIAYAAGKVSEESVRGMLGTLDDAYLIRILDCLIAKDGASLLSVANEMGERSMSFSLALQDLSSLLQKIAAAQVVPESVLEDWPEASEIRRLATQLTKEEAQLFYQITITSRPDLSLAPDEQTGFAMTLLRMLAFRPGIGGGGNSSPAPSAPPVSTPRPAASAPRAATPAPAARVSAPTAAPVSVPAAAAPTAVASSAGRPDWHALMRQLPVRGLVQQLAFQTELQEWNDSATGVRATIVTPMPQLASEASVGRLADALTAHFGKPVKIVIEKGEVEGKTVAKVDAQIHQEKRMNAEQMIAADPFIQQLEKEFGAKVVGGSVKPL, from the coding sequence ATGACAGCATTGGCATTAGCCCGCTCGTGGCGCCCCAAAACATTCTCTGAATTAGTCGGTCAAGACCACGTGGTCAAGGCCTTAACGCATGCCTTGGATCAGGGCCGCCTGCACCATGCCTGGCTGTTTACGGGCACCCGTGGGGTCGGTAAGACCACGATTGCCCGCATTATGGCCAAAGCCCTCAATTGCACTGGAGCTGATGGCTCTGGCAAGATGACTTCAGAGCCTTGCGGTAAATGCCCAGCTTGTATGGAAATTGATGCAGGCCGCTTTGTTGATTACATTGAGATGGATGCCGCCAGTAATCGTGGGGTTGATGATATTGCCGCTCTTTTAGAAAAAGCTGCTTACGCACCAAGTAATGGTCGTTATAAGGTTTACATGATTGACGAGGTGCACATGCTCACCAATCATGCCTTTAATGCCATGCTCAAAACTTTGGAAGAACCTCCAGAGCACGTCAAATTTATTCTAGCCACCACTGATCCACAAAAGATCCCGGTGACTATTCTGTCACGCTGCTTGCAGTTCAATCTCAAGCAAATGCCTGTACCGCTCATCGTGGAGCATTTAGAAAAAGTACTTGCCGCAGAAAAAGTGGAGTATGAAGTTAATGCTTTGCGTGTCTTAGCTAAAGCTGCCCAAGGCTCTATGCGTGATGCCTTATCACTGACTGATCAAGCCATTGCCTATGCTGCTGGTAAGGTGAGCGAAGAGTCTGTGCGCGGTATGCTCGGTACATTGGACGATGCTTACCTCATCCGCATTTTGGATTGCTTGATTGCTAAAGACGGTGCAAGTCTATTGTCTGTTGCAAACGAGATGGGTGAGCGCAGTATGTCTTTCTCATTGGCTTTGCAAGACCTGTCTAGCTTGTTGCAAAAGATTGCAGCAGCACAAGTTGTTCCAGAATCTGTATTAGAAGATTGGCCAGAGGCAAGTGAGATTCGTCGCCTGGCTACGCAGCTCACAAAAGAAGAGGCGCAACTCTTCTATCAAATTACGATTACGAGTCGTCCTGATTTATCGCTCGCACCAGATGAGCAAACTGGCTTTGCCATGACGCTCTTGCGGATGCTAGCGTTTCGTCCAGGCATTGGTGGAGGAGGTAATTCTTCTCCGGCGCCATCAGCTCCGCCCGTAAGCACTCCTCGTCCGGCAGCATCCGCCCCTAGAGCCGCTACTCCAGCACCTGCTGCTAGAGTATCCGCTCCAACAGCAGCTCCAGTATCTGTACCTGCCGCTGCAGCTCCAACTGCGGTAGCAAGCTCAGCTGGGCGTCCTGATTGGCATGCATTGATGCGCCAATTGCCTGTGCGTGGCTTAGTTCAGCAACTAGCATTTCAGACAGAGTTACAAGAGTGGAATGATTCTGCGACTGGTGTACGTGCCACGATAGTCACACCAATGCCTCAGTTGGCTTCGGAGGCATCCGTTGGTCGTTTGGCGGATGCGCTGACTGCGCACTTTGGTAAGCCCGTCAAGATTGTCATTGAGAAGGGTGAGGTTGAAGGTAAGACTGTTGCCAAAGTAGATGCTCAGATACATCAGGAAAAAAGAATGAATGCTGAACAAATGATTGCAGCTGATCCATTTATTCAGCAATTAGAAAAAGAGTTTGGCGCCAAAGTAGTCGGCGGCTCAGTAAAGCCGCTTTAA
- a CDS encoding YbaB/EbfC family nucleoid-associated protein produces MMKGGLAGLMKQAQQMQEKMKTAQAELAALEVNGQAAGGLVKVAISGKYELKRVQIDPGAMDDREMLEDLIVTAYTEAFKQVEAASTQLMSGATAGMPMPPGFKLPF; encoded by the coding sequence ATGATGAAAGGTGGACTTGCTGGCCTCATGAAACAGGCTCAGCAGATGCAAGAAAAGATGAAAACCGCGCAAGCCGAATTGGCTGCGTTGGAGGTTAATGGGCAAGCAGCTGGTGGCTTAGTGAAAGTGGCTATCTCTGGCAAGTATGAGCTCAAGCGCGTACAGATTGATCCAGGCGCAATGGATGATCGTGAGATGTTAGAAGACCTGATTGTGACCGCCTATACAGAAGCCTTTAAGCAGGTGGAAGCTGCTAGCACCCAATTAATGTCTGGTGCTACCGCTGGCATGCCAATGCCCCCTGGATTTAAGCTGCCGTTCTAA
- the recR gene encoding recombination mediator RecR yields MARVEAPQDALGRLIEALRVLPGVGPKSAQRMAFYLLQHDRNGAAVLAQSLGEAVDTVGHCARCNTFSETQICSTCADGRRDPSLLCIVETPADQVMVEQTLSFKGNYFVLMGRISPLDGMGPNEIHFDRLLTRIENPDTGVPIREVVLATNFTSEGEATAHYIGEVLKAKGIKVTRIARGIPVGGELEYVDAGTLARALMDRR; encoded by the coding sequence ATGGCGCGTGTTGAAGCACCTCAAGATGCTCTTGGTCGTTTGATCGAGGCATTGCGCGTATTGCCTGGCGTAGGCCCCAAGTCTGCGCAACGCATGGCATTTTATTTATTGCAGCATGATCGCAATGGTGCCGCAGTCTTAGCGCAATCATTGGGTGAGGCCGTAGATACAGTAGGGCATTGCGCCCGTTGCAATACTTTTTCAGAAACTCAAATCTGTAGCACTTGTGCCGATGGGCGGCGGGATCCTTCTTTGCTCTGTATTGTGGAAACACCAGCAGACCAAGTGATGGTCGAGCAAACACTGAGCTTTAAAGGCAACTATTTTGTATTGATGGGTCGCATCTCGCCACTCGATGGTATGGGTCCGAATGAAATTCATTTTGATCGTTTGCTCACGCGTATTGAAAATCCTGATACTGGAGTTCCCATTCGGGAGGTGGTCTTAGCGACCAACTTCACTAGCGAAGGCGAGGCTACTGCCCATTACATTGGCGAAGTACTGAAAGCGAAGGGCATCAAAGTAACTCGCATCGCTAGAGGCATTCCAGTGGGCGGCGAGTTGGAGTATGTTGATGCGGGTACACTTGCTCGCGCCTTAATGGATCGACGCTAG
- a CDS encoding carbohydrate porin codes for MTRKLLLIFLLSFLTASVYAQRAGSGADQVESFARPIEGLPTEGTIFDLPVNLHGQTTYINQRYNAFNSPYQGQNSLLPDKSMSYTWSGTLFFGARVASDTDIYFNPEVVSGVPFSGLTGLGGPTNGEATRAQGAQAHFYSARAFLRQTINQEGGKVELENDANQISQTVSSNRFVITAGQFSTLDIFDDSKYAKDPRVQFMNWGNMTYLSYDYAADARGYSWGLAGEWYRDNWVFRASRMLAPKDPNGRDLNWQIFNSYGDQLEVERQHSIGDLPGKVSVLGYRNRMVMARFTDATNYLIANQAQGTQAILNVRNSAQVKTGIGLNAEQALTKDMGIYMRAFTSDGHTETMAFAEADSSLSVGMGINGERWGRAKDTIGLSAMLNGISSNRRAYLQAGGISNFIGDTPYPYAGPSQSISYKPEQISEVYYNALVIENVLLGLNYQHIMNPAYNAARGPVNVVSFRVHAEF; via the coding sequence ATGACCCGCAAATTACTGCTCATTTTCCTGCTGAGCTTTTTGACTGCCTCTGTGTACGCGCAGAGGGCGGGGTCTGGTGCTGACCAGGTTGAGAGTTTTGCACGGCCCATTGAAGGTCTTCCAACTGAAGGCACCATATTTGATTTGCCGGTAAACCTGCACGGTCAGACAACCTACATCAATCAGCGCTATAACGCATTCAATTCTCCTTATCAGGGGCAAAACAGTTTGCTACCCGATAAGTCGATGAGTTATACCTGGTCGGGGACGCTATTTTTTGGTGCACGTGTCGCCTCTGATACCGATATTTATTTCAATCCTGAAGTAGTTTCTGGGGTGCCTTTTTCTGGATTGACAGGTTTAGGTGGCCCTACCAATGGCGAGGCAACTCGCGCACAAGGTGCACAAGCCCATTTTTATTCTGCTCGCGCATTCTTGCGTCAAACGATTAACCAAGAGGGTGGTAAGGTTGAGTTGGAAAATGATGCCAACCAGATTAGTCAAACAGTCAGTAGCAATCGTTTTGTGATTACTGCAGGACAGTTTTCCACCTTAGATATTTTTGACGATAGTAAATATGCCAAAGATCCCCGAGTGCAATTTATGAACTGGGGCAATATGACTTACCTATCTTATGACTACGCAGCCGATGCGCGCGGCTATAGCTGGGGCTTGGCGGGTGAGTGGTATCGCGATAATTGGGTCTTTAGGGCCTCACGCATGCTAGCTCCAAAAGACCCAAACGGGCGCGATCTGAACTGGCAAATTTTTAATTCTTACGGTGATCAGTTAGAGGTTGAACGTCAACACTCTATTGGTGATTTGCCTGGCAAGGTCAGCGTACTGGGATATCGCAATCGAATGGTGATGGCGCGCTTCACGGACGCCACGAATTACTTGATTGCCAATCAAGCGCAGGGTACACAAGCCATTCTTAATGTACGCAACAGCGCTCAAGTCAAAACCGGTATTGGTTTAAATGCTGAACAAGCTTTGACAAAAGACATGGGAATTTATATGCGGGCATTTACATCCGATGGGCATACTGAAACAATGGCTTTTGCAGAAGCCGACAGCTCTTTATCTGTTGGCATGGGGATTAATGGTGAGCGCTGGGGTAGGGCCAAAGATACGATAGGCCTATCTGCGATGCTCAATGGCATTTCATCTAATCGAAGAGCCTATTTACAAGCAGGGGGAATTTCCAATTTCATTGGTGACACCCCTTATCCTTACGCAGGTCCAAGTCAGTCTATTAGTTATAAGCCTGAACAAATTAGTGAGGTGTACTACAACGCTTTGGTGATTGAAAATGTCCTCTTGGGCCTCAACTACCAGCACATCATGAACCCTGCCTACAATGCAGCTCGCGGCCCTGTAAATGTTGTGTCTTTTAGAGTTCATGCCGAATTTTGA
- a CDS encoding LexA family protein produces the protein MTMTSATHIAKVTLSQAPQALAGHFAAYELKLLSHRISAGFPSPAADYAEDGLDLNHYLVQNKPATFMFTVKGDSMLGAGICDGDKVVVDKALKPKHKDIVVAVVDSEYTIKRLYQLRGRIELQPENPHFEPITFNEGSELQIWGVVVGVVRKYSNASSRNGK, from the coding sequence ATGACTATGACATCAGCAACACACATCGCAAAAGTAACTCTTAGCCAAGCTCCTCAGGCCTTGGCGGGTCATTTTGCCGCCTATGAGCTCAAGCTCTTAAGTCATCGGATCTCAGCAGGGTTTCCTAGTCCAGCAGCGGATTACGCTGAGGATGGCCTAGATTTGAATCATTACCTGGTGCAAAACAAGCCAGCCACTTTCATGTTTACCGTGAAAGGGGATTCTATGTTGGGTGCCGGTATTTGCGATGGCGACAAGGTCGTGGTTGATAAAGCCCTCAAGCCAAAACACAAGGACATCGTTGTGGCGGTAGTAGATAGTGAATACACCATTAAACGCCTTTATCAATTGCGTGGTCGGATTGAGTTGCAACCAGAAAACCCTCACTTTGAGCCTATTACCTTTAACGAAGGTAGTGAGCTACAAATTTGGGGCGTGGTGGTAGGGGTAGTGCGCAAGTACAGTAATGCCAGCTCTAGAAATGGAAAATGA